From the genome of Uranotaenia lowii strain MFRU-FL chromosome 1, ASM2978415v1, whole genome shotgun sequence, one region includes:
- the LOC129756843 gene encoding histone deacetylase 6 isoform X1, which produces MSSQGLFLSDQPLGMEPNPGQQQLKDIYGNAMSSIDKVRGATGLVYDERMAQHRCLWDDRYPECPERFTRVLDRCRELGLVDRCQLLEPRMATEQELMTKHTKEQVEKLKGTSRSEDFEAMEELSSHYDSVFIHPSSYECSLLSAGSTIDLVEAIAKGQIHNGMAIIRPPGHHAMKAEYNGYCFFNNVAIAAQHALDRLGMRKILIVDWDIHHGQGTQRMFYDDPRVLYFSIHRYERGSFWPNLRESDFDCIGEGDGLGYNFNVPLNQIGMSNGDYLAIWQQLLLPVAMEFQPELIIISAGYDAAYGCPEGQMEITPAFYPHLLTPLMNLAQGRVAVVLEGGYCLSSLAEGGALTLRTLLGDPCPLLVEKLAPPWESMQQTILDCIHSHRPFWRNLHLIGTYGLEELNNVNPQPEFHQIVQFHQLPEPQPEPIRYPTRNCYPVQCSEEKAKIEERLAMLQIATRLTFPANRVCFVYDEALLDHRNLHEDLHPEQPERIAKIYARHEEYKLLGRMRRLKSRHATTDELCLVHSRQNVSMVRRTVEKDEMKQVADKFNSIYLHPKTFECATLAAGSVLQVVDEVLNGQSRSGLCIVRPPGHHAESDMPHGFCIFNNVAIAAQYAIRDHGLKRVLIIDWDVHHGNGTQHIFESTSKVLYISVHRYDNASFFPKSKDGNYDVVGNGLGTGFNVNIPWNKKGMGDQEYSAVFQQIILPIAYEFDPELVLVSAGFDAAVGDPLGGCKVTPEAYGYFTHWLSALANGRIILCLEGGYNVNSISHAMALCTKSLLGDPLPLLHVSSRYNGPNSAAIETIRNVLSTHNKYWNSLKFLKKLPDFNSSTTATNADQSDLDSAFRKLQLSANSTVYSSSSSGSSPVKDGSSSFGIPSESDDQPGPSSSRGSGASSSLLGAGGGDEAAGAVGGTAEKQQTLRDFLAANLEALQNEEMFAVVPLTDCPHLKELNPDNLPEKISTKAPCADCSSTQENWVCLHCYQVCCGRYINEHAMLHSLEADHALALSFSDLSVWCYRCESYIDNPILYGYKNLVHQDKFDGEQLVWSYGSDLFLEVGPSPTSRKGRHTKE; this is translated from the exons ATGTCCTCCCAAGGATTGTTTCTGTCGGATCAGCCGCTGGGAATGGAACCGAACCCGGGCCAGCAGCAGCTAAAGGACATCTACGGAAATGCGATGAGTTCGATCGATAAGGTCCGCGGAGCTACCGGGCTGGTTTACGACGAACGAATGGCTCAGCATCGGTGCCTGTGGGATGATCGCTACCCGGAGTGTCCGGAACGATTTACCCGGGTTCTGGACCGATGCCGGGAGCTGGGTCTGGTAGATCGGTGCCAGTTGCTGGAACCTCGAATGGCCACCGAACAGGAGCTGATGACCAAGCACACCAAGGAGCAGGTGGAAAAGTTGAAGGGTACTAGCCGTTCGGAGGACTTCGAAGCGATGGAGGAGCTGAGTTCGCACTACGATTCGGTTTTTATTCATCCG TCTTCGTACGAATGCTCGCTCCTATCGGCCGGAAGCACCATCGACCTGGTGGAAGCGATCGCGAAGGGTCAAATTCACAACGGGATGGCCATCATTCGACCGCCAGGCCACCACGCGATGAAGGCCGAATACAACGGGTACTGTTTCTTCAACAACGTAGCAATCGCCGCTCAGCACGCCTTGGATCGACTGGGGATGCGCAAGATCCTGATCGTCGATTGGGACATCCATCATGGACAGGGAACGCAGCGGATGTTCTACGATGATCCGCGGGTGCTCTACTTCTCGATTCATCGCTATGAGCGGGGCAGCTTTTGGCCGAATTTGCGGGAGTCCGACTTCGACTGCATTGGGGAGGGAGATGGCCTCGGGTATAATTTTAACGTGCCTTTGAACCAGATCGGGATGAGCAACGGAGACTATCTGGCCATCTGGCAGCAGCTGCTGCTTCCGGTTGCAATGGAG TTCCAACCagaattgatcatcatatcggCGGGATATGATGCGGCCTACGGCTGCCCGGAG GGCCAAATGGAGATCACCCCGGCCTTCTATCCGCATCTGTTGACGCCACTGATGAATCTGGCTCAGGGACGGGTTGCTGTCGTCCTCGAAGGAGGTTACTGCCTTTCATCGCTCGCAGAGGGAGGAGCCCTAACCTTGAGAACCCTTCTGGGTGATCCCTGTCCACTGTTGGTCGAAAAACTGGCCCCACCCTGggaaagtatgcagcaaaccaTTCTCGATTGTATCCATTCACATAGGCCGTTCTGGAGGAATCTTCATCTTATCGGAACTTACGGATTGGAGGAGCTGAACAACGTTAATCCGCAGCCTGAGTTTCACCAGATTGTGCAGTTCCATCAGCTTCCGGAGCCTCAACCGGAACCTATTCGCTATCCAACTAGGAATTGCTATCCCGTGCAGTGTTCAGAAGAGAAGGCGAAGATTGAAGAACGACTGGCGATGTTACAGATCGCAACTCGGTTGACTTTCCCTGCCAATCGGGTTTGCTTTGTGTACGACGAAGCTTTACTAGATCATAGGAATCTGCACGAAGATCTACACCCAGAACAACCGGAACGAATAGCCAAAATCTATGCCAGGCATGAAGAGTACAAACTGCTAGGACGTATGAGACGGCTTAAGTCTAGGCACGCAACTACCGATGAGCTGTGTCTAGTTCATTCCCGGCAGAACGTTAGCATGGTCCGAAGGACGGTCGAAAAAGATGAAATGAAACAAGTGGCCGACAAGTTCAACTCCATCTACTTGCATCCAAAAACGTTCGAATGCGCCACCTTAGCTGCGGGATCGGTACTCCAAGTTGTGGACGAAGTCTTGAACGGTCAATCTCGGTCGGGATTGTGCATCGTGAGGCCTCCGGGACACCACGCCGAGTCGGACATGCCTCATGGATTCTGCATCTTCAACAACGTGGCAATCGCTGCTCAGTACGCAATTCGAGACCACGGCCTTAAGAGGGTTCTTATCATTGATTGGGACGTCCATCACGGCAACGGAACGCAACACATTTTCGAAAGTACCTCCAAAGTCCTGTACATTTCCGTCCACCGATACGACAATGCCTCGTTCTTCCCGAAGAGCAAAGACGGCAACTACGACGTCGTTGGAAATGGTCTCGGTACCGGGTTCAACGTGAACATTCCCTGGAACAAGAAGGGTATGGGAGACCAAGAATATTCTGCCGTGTTCCAGCAAATCATTCTTCCAATTGCGTACGAGTTCGATCCTGAATTAGTCCTAGTATCAGCCGGGTTCGATGCTGCCGTTGGAGATCCACTGGGAGGTTGTAAAGTGACTCCTGAAGCTTACGGCTACTTCACCCATTGGTTATCGGCACTAGCCAACGGTCGAATAATCCTCTGTCTCGAAGGAGGTTACAACGTCAACTCCATTTCCCATGCGATGGCCCTGTGCACCAAAAGTCTCCTCGGAGATCCGCTACCCCTTCTCCACGTCAGTTCCCGCTACAATGGTCCGAACTCCGCAGCCATCGAGACCATACGGAACGTGCTTTCCACCCACAACAAGTACTGGAACTCGCTCAAGTTCCTCAAGAAACTTCCGGATTTCAACTCATCGACTACAGCGACCAATGCCGACCAATCCGACTTGGACAGTGCCTTCCGCAAGTTGCAACTTTCTGCGAATTCCACCGTCTATTCATCATCTAGCAGTGGATCTTCCCCAGTGAAGGATGGTAGCAGTAGCTTCGGGATTCCTTCCGAAAGCGATGATCAACCGGGACCGAGCAGCAGTAGGGGTAGTGGGGCTTCCTCTAGTTTGCTTGGAGCAGGAGGAGGTGATGAAGCCGCTGGTGCGGTTGGTGGGACCGCGGAAAAACAGCAAACATTGAGGGACTTCTTGGCTGCGAATTTGGAG gCCCTACAAAACGAGGAAATGTTTGCCGTCGTTCCGTTAACAGATTGTCCGCACCTCAAGGAACTTAACCCGGATAATTTGCCTGAAA AAATAAGTACAAAAGCCCCGTGTGCCGATTGTTCCTCGACCCAGGAGAACTGGGTCTGCCTGCACTGTTACCAGGTTTGTTGTGGGCGCTACATCAACGAGCACGCCATGCTGCACAGCTTGGAAGCGGACCACGCCCTAGCTCTCAGCTTCAGCGACCTTTCGGTGTGGTGCTATCGGTGTGAGTCTTACATCGACAACCCGATACTGTACGGTTACAAAAATCTTGTCCATCAGGACAAGTTCGACGGTGAACAGCTGGTATGGTCCTACGGGAGTGATCTGTTCCTAGAAGTTGGTCCATCGCCGACGTCACGCAAAGGACGGCACACAAAGGAATGA
- the LOC129756843 gene encoding histone deacetylase 6 isoform X2 — translation MSSQGLFLSDQPLGMEPNPGQQQLKDIYGNAMSSIDKVRGATGLVYDERMAQHRCLWDDRYPECPERFTRVLDRCRELGLVDRCQLLEPRMATEQELMTKHTKEQVEKLKGTSRSEDFEAMEELSSHYDSVFIHPSSYECSLLSAGSTIDLVEAIAKGQIHNGMAIIRPPGHHAMKAEYNGYCFFNNVAIAAQHALDRLGMRKILIVDWDIHHGQGTQRMFYDDPRVLYFSIHRYERGSFWPNLRESDFDCIGEGDGLGYNFNVPLNQIGMSNGDYLAIWQQLLLPVAMEFNPELVIVSAGFDSALGDEKGQMEITPAFYPHLLTPLMNLAQGRVAVVLEGGYCLSSLAEGGALTLRTLLGDPCPLLVEKLAPPWESMQQTILDCIHSHRPFWRNLHLIGTYGLEELNNVNPQPEFHQIVQFHQLPEPQPEPIRYPTRNCYPVQCSEEKAKIEERLAMLQIATRLTFPANRVCFVYDEALLDHRNLHEDLHPEQPERIAKIYARHEEYKLLGRMRRLKSRHATTDELCLVHSRQNVSMVRRTVEKDEMKQVADKFNSIYLHPKTFECATLAAGSVLQVVDEVLNGQSRSGLCIVRPPGHHAESDMPHGFCIFNNVAIAAQYAIRDHGLKRVLIIDWDVHHGNGTQHIFESTSKVLYISVHRYDNASFFPKSKDGNYDVVGNGLGTGFNVNIPWNKKGMGDQEYSAVFQQIILPIAYEFDPELVLVSAGFDAAVGDPLGGCKVTPEAYGYFTHWLSALANGRIILCLEGGYNVNSISHAMALCTKSLLGDPLPLLHVSSRYNGPNSAAIETIRNVLSTHNKYWNSLKFLKKLPDFNSSTTATNADQSDLDSAFRKLQLSANSTVYSSSSSGSSPVKDGSSSFGIPSESDDQPGPSSSRGSGASSSLLGAGGGDEAAGAVGGTAEKQQTLRDFLAANLEALQNEEMFAVVPLTDCPHLKELNPDNLPEKISTKAPCADCSSTQENWVCLHCYQVCCGRYINEHAMLHSLEADHALALSFSDLSVWCYRCESYIDNPILYGYKNLVHQDKFDGEQLVWSYGSDLFLEVGPSPTSRKGRHTKE, via the exons ATGTCCTCCCAAGGATTGTTTCTGTCGGATCAGCCGCTGGGAATGGAACCGAACCCGGGCCAGCAGCAGCTAAAGGACATCTACGGAAATGCGATGAGTTCGATCGATAAGGTCCGCGGAGCTACCGGGCTGGTTTACGACGAACGAATGGCTCAGCATCGGTGCCTGTGGGATGATCGCTACCCGGAGTGTCCGGAACGATTTACCCGGGTTCTGGACCGATGCCGGGAGCTGGGTCTGGTAGATCGGTGCCAGTTGCTGGAACCTCGAATGGCCACCGAACAGGAGCTGATGACCAAGCACACCAAGGAGCAGGTGGAAAAGTTGAAGGGTACTAGCCGTTCGGAGGACTTCGAAGCGATGGAGGAGCTGAGTTCGCACTACGATTCGGTTTTTATTCATCCG TCTTCGTACGAATGCTCGCTCCTATCGGCCGGAAGCACCATCGACCTGGTGGAAGCGATCGCGAAGGGTCAAATTCACAACGGGATGGCCATCATTCGACCGCCAGGCCACCACGCGATGAAGGCCGAATACAACGGGTACTGTTTCTTCAACAACGTAGCAATCGCCGCTCAGCACGCCTTGGATCGACTGGGGATGCGCAAGATCCTGATCGTCGATTGGGACATCCATCATGGACAGGGAACGCAGCGGATGTTCTACGATGATCCGCGGGTGCTCTACTTCTCGATTCATCGCTATGAGCGGGGCAGCTTTTGGCCGAATTTGCGGGAGTCCGACTTCGACTGCATTGGGGAGGGAGATGGCCTCGGGTATAATTTTAACGTGCCTTTGAACCAGATCGGGATGAGCAACGGAGACTATCTGGCCATCTGGCAGCAGCTGCTGCTTCCGGTTGCAATGGAG TTCAACCCAGAACTGGTTATAGTTTCGGCTGGATTTGATTCCGCCCTCGGTGATGAAAAG GGCCAAATGGAGATCACCCCGGCCTTCTATCCGCATCTGTTGACGCCACTGATGAATCTGGCTCAGGGACGGGTTGCTGTCGTCCTCGAAGGAGGTTACTGCCTTTCATCGCTCGCAGAGGGAGGAGCCCTAACCTTGAGAACCCTTCTGGGTGATCCCTGTCCACTGTTGGTCGAAAAACTGGCCCCACCCTGggaaagtatgcagcaaaccaTTCTCGATTGTATCCATTCACATAGGCCGTTCTGGAGGAATCTTCATCTTATCGGAACTTACGGATTGGAGGAGCTGAACAACGTTAATCCGCAGCCTGAGTTTCACCAGATTGTGCAGTTCCATCAGCTTCCGGAGCCTCAACCGGAACCTATTCGCTATCCAACTAGGAATTGCTATCCCGTGCAGTGTTCAGAAGAGAAGGCGAAGATTGAAGAACGACTGGCGATGTTACAGATCGCAACTCGGTTGACTTTCCCTGCCAATCGGGTTTGCTTTGTGTACGACGAAGCTTTACTAGATCATAGGAATCTGCACGAAGATCTACACCCAGAACAACCGGAACGAATAGCCAAAATCTATGCCAGGCATGAAGAGTACAAACTGCTAGGACGTATGAGACGGCTTAAGTCTAGGCACGCAACTACCGATGAGCTGTGTCTAGTTCATTCCCGGCAGAACGTTAGCATGGTCCGAAGGACGGTCGAAAAAGATGAAATGAAACAAGTGGCCGACAAGTTCAACTCCATCTACTTGCATCCAAAAACGTTCGAATGCGCCACCTTAGCTGCGGGATCGGTACTCCAAGTTGTGGACGAAGTCTTGAACGGTCAATCTCGGTCGGGATTGTGCATCGTGAGGCCTCCGGGACACCACGCCGAGTCGGACATGCCTCATGGATTCTGCATCTTCAACAACGTGGCAATCGCTGCTCAGTACGCAATTCGAGACCACGGCCTTAAGAGGGTTCTTATCATTGATTGGGACGTCCATCACGGCAACGGAACGCAACACATTTTCGAAAGTACCTCCAAAGTCCTGTACATTTCCGTCCACCGATACGACAATGCCTCGTTCTTCCCGAAGAGCAAAGACGGCAACTACGACGTCGTTGGAAATGGTCTCGGTACCGGGTTCAACGTGAACATTCCCTGGAACAAGAAGGGTATGGGAGACCAAGAATATTCTGCCGTGTTCCAGCAAATCATTCTTCCAATTGCGTACGAGTTCGATCCTGAATTAGTCCTAGTATCAGCCGGGTTCGATGCTGCCGTTGGAGATCCACTGGGAGGTTGTAAAGTGACTCCTGAAGCTTACGGCTACTTCACCCATTGGTTATCGGCACTAGCCAACGGTCGAATAATCCTCTGTCTCGAAGGAGGTTACAACGTCAACTCCATTTCCCATGCGATGGCCCTGTGCACCAAAAGTCTCCTCGGAGATCCGCTACCCCTTCTCCACGTCAGTTCCCGCTACAATGGTCCGAACTCCGCAGCCATCGAGACCATACGGAACGTGCTTTCCACCCACAACAAGTACTGGAACTCGCTCAAGTTCCTCAAGAAACTTCCGGATTTCAACTCATCGACTACAGCGACCAATGCCGACCAATCCGACTTGGACAGTGCCTTCCGCAAGTTGCAACTTTCTGCGAATTCCACCGTCTATTCATCATCTAGCAGTGGATCTTCCCCAGTGAAGGATGGTAGCAGTAGCTTCGGGATTCCTTCCGAAAGCGATGATCAACCGGGACCGAGCAGCAGTAGGGGTAGTGGGGCTTCCTCTAGTTTGCTTGGAGCAGGAGGAGGTGATGAAGCCGCTGGTGCGGTTGGTGGGACCGCGGAAAAACAGCAAACATTGAGGGACTTCTTGGCTGCGAATTTGGAG gCCCTACAAAACGAGGAAATGTTTGCCGTCGTTCCGTTAACAGATTGTCCGCACCTCAAGGAACTTAACCCGGATAATTTGCCTGAAA AAATAAGTACAAAAGCCCCGTGTGCCGATTGTTCCTCGACCCAGGAGAACTGGGTCTGCCTGCACTGTTACCAGGTTTGTTGTGGGCGCTACATCAACGAGCACGCCATGCTGCACAGCTTGGAAGCGGACCACGCCCTAGCTCTCAGCTTCAGCGACCTTTCGGTGTGGTGCTATCGGTGTGAGTCTTACATCGACAACCCGATACTGTACGGTTACAAAAATCTTGTCCATCAGGACAAGTTCGACGGTGAACAGCTGGTATGGTCCTACGGGAGTGATCTGTTCCTAGAAGTTGGTCCATCGCCGACGTCACGCAAAGGACGGCACACAAAGGAATGA
- the LOC129740230 gene encoding uncharacterized protein LOC129740230: MKPLVLLSLAVKLLVAREFYEEPVDYDPCPCPCAKLDNVEVQLDFETNANCVILDSKYGRGMLYGDQYRNGLGQRWVYYDTNSASHKHRNYPVGSAWKIYYPWQNVSSDADVPLVIENIQYKMFMMPTTVNHYTCNHVTLDPLMSDQVLWWIFRDSDSFKIRNQATGQWMHIHPDANYKGGADKGWLCTESDQRSDSSRFPGLFSFYADNCWPLDYDRADVTQRGSFGVFP, from the coding sequence ATGAAGCCACTGGTCCTACTTTCGCTTGCTGTTAAGCTTTTGGTGGCACGTGAGTTTTACGAAGAACCCGTCGATTACGATCCGTGCCCGTGTCCTTGTGCCAAGCTGGATAACGTGGAAGTCCAACTGGACTTCGAAACAAACGCTAATTGCGTGATCCTGGACAGTAAATATGGTCGCGGTATGTTGTATGGCGATCAATACCGGAATGGTTTGGGTCAACGGTGGGTCTACTACGATACGAACAGCGCCAGTCACAAGCACAGAAACTACCCGGTCGGTTCCGCCTGGAAGATCTATTACCCCTGGCAGAACGTGAGCTCCGATGCGGACGTTCCGTTAGTGATCGAAAACATCCAGTACAAGATGTTCATGATGCCGACCACGGTCAATCACTACACCTGCAACCACGTGACGCTGGATCCGTTGATGTCCGATCAGGTTCTGTGGTGGATTTTCCGGGATTCCGATAGCTTCAAAATTCGGAATCAGGCGACCGGGCAGTGGATGCACATTCATCCGGATGCCAACTACAAAGGTGGCGCCGACAAGGGCTGGCTCTGTACGGAAAGTGATCAGCGGAGCGACTCCTCTCGATTTCCGGGCCTGTTCTCCTTCTATGCCGACAACTGTTGGCCACTCGATTACGACAGGGCCGATGTCACCCAGCGGGGATCGTTTGGTGTTTTTCCATGA